The following coding sequences lie in one Rhizobium rhododendri genomic window:
- a CDS encoding DUF2188 domain-containing protein — MHVTYHVAEHDEGWGYRLGDVWSETFPDHAQALKAAKDAAKRQQIGGQDAEIAYQAADGSWKTESASGGDRPEADVKDDG; from the coding sequence ATGCACGTTACGTATCATGTTGCCGAACACGACGAAGGCTGGGGTTATCGACTGGGCGACGTATGGTCTGAAACATTCCCTGATCATGCGCAGGCCCTGAAAGCTGCCAAGGACGCGGCAAAGCGTCAGCAGATCGGCGGCCAGGATGCGGAGATCGCCTATCAGGCGGCGGACGGAAGCTGGAAGACCGAGTCGGCCAGCGGCGGCGACCGTCCGGAAGCGGACGTCAAGGATGATGGCTGA
- a CDS encoding trimeric intracellular cation channel family protein, whose translation MSLLSFLDYAGVAVFAATGALSASRKQLDLIGFLFLAAVTGIGGGTLRDIVLGRLPVFWVLNPTYILVCCVIGVVVFFTAHLLESRYKLLIWLDAVGLAAYCVMGAAKGLAATGSPTVAIVTGTLTATFGGILRDMISNEPSVLLRPEIYVTAALIGACVFVAANSTPMPLYAASALGVIAAFGVRGGALWFGWTFRGYRPRPGRHPDDVL comes from the coding sequence ATGTCGCTACTGTCGTTCCTCGATTATGCAGGCGTTGCCGTCTTCGCCGCGACCGGCGCCCTGTCTGCATCACGCAAGCAGCTCGACCTGATCGGATTTCTGTTTCTGGCGGCGGTGACAGGGATCGGCGGTGGCACGCTGCGCGACATCGTGCTCGGCAGGCTGCCGGTCTTCTGGGTGCTCAATCCGACCTATATCCTCGTCTGCTGCGTCATCGGCGTCGTCGTGTTCTTCACGGCGCATCTGCTAGAGTCGCGATACAAGCTGCTGATCTGGCTCGATGCCGTCGGGCTGGCGGCCTATTGCGTGATGGGCGCCGCCAAGGGCCTGGCAGCCACGGGTTCGCCGACGGTTGCCATCGTCACCGGCACATTGACGGCCACCTTCGGCGGCATCCTGCGCGATATGATCAGCAACGAGCCGTCAGTGCTGCTGCGTCCGGAGATCTATGTGACGGCTGCGCTCATCGGCGCATGCGTCTTTGTTGCCGCCAATTCGACGCCAATGCCGCTGTATGCCGCCTCTGCGCTCGGGGTGATCGCGGCGTTCGGGGTTCGCGGCGGAGCTTTGTGGTTCGGTTGGACTTTTCGCGGCTATCGCCCAAGGCCCGGACGTCATCCGGACGATGTCTTATAG
- the irrA gene encoding iron response transcriptional regulator IrrA: MAFAAELPIETRLRMAGLRPTRQRVALGDLLFAKGDRHLTVEELHEEAVAAKVPVSLATVYNTLHQFTEAGLIRVLAVESARTYFDTNVSDHHHFFVEGHNEVLDIPISNLVIDNLPEPPEGMEIAHVDVVIRLRPIQR; encoded by the coding sequence ATGGCGTTTGCAGCCGAATTGCCGATCGAGACCAGACTGCGCATGGCGGGCCTGCGGCCGACCCGGCAGCGAGTCGCGCTGGGCGATCTGCTGTTTGCCAAGGGCGACCGTCACCTCACCGTCGAGGAACTGCACGAGGAAGCCGTCGCCGCAAAGGTGCCGGTGTCTCTGGCTACCGTTTACAATACGCTGCACCAGTTTACCGAGGCGGGCCTTATCCGCGTACTCGCCGTCGAGAGCGCCCGCACCTATTTCGACACCAACGTGTCGGACCATCACCACTTCTTCGTTGAAGGACACAACGAAGTCCTCGACATTCCAATCAGCAATCTTGTCATCGACAATCTTCCGGAGCCACCGGAAGGCATGGAAATCGCCCATGTCGACGTGGTCATCCGCCTGCGTCCGATCCAGCGCTAG
- a CDS encoding pentapeptide repeat-containing protein: MFALAASLAFSCAPGARAADCDSMPEPGLDWSECSKKNIMLDGSNLKDANLSGADLSVTGLPNSNLDGAQLEKANLMRAWFTGSTMKKADFARVQAYRSGFSKVSADGASFASAELQRANFSGAKLTGADFQKAELGRANFDKVVLGDTNFTLANLSRAHFDAASVEGPINFDRAFMFLTDIEGLDLSNARGLLQPQIDLSCGDDKTKLPPALKKPAGWPCHAD; this comes from the coding sequence ATGTTCGCACTTGCTGCCTCGCTGGCGTTTTCTTGCGCGCCGGGCGCCCGGGCTGCCGATTGCGACAGCATGCCGGAGCCAGGTCTCGATTGGAGCGAATGCAGCAAGAAGAATATCATGCTTGACGGCAGCAACCTCAAGGATGCCAACCTTTCCGGCGCCGATCTGTCTGTCACCGGGCTTCCGAACTCGAACCTGGACGGGGCGCAGCTCGAAAAAGCCAACCTTATGCGCGCCTGGTTTACCGGCTCGACGATGAAGAAGGCGGACTTTGCGCGGGTCCAGGCCTACCGCAGCGGTTTTTCCAAGGTGTCGGCCGATGGTGCGTCTTTTGCCAGTGCCGAACTGCAGAGAGCCAATTTTTCCGGAGCGAAACTGACCGGGGCCGACTTCCAGAAGGCGGAACTCGGACGGGCGAACTTCGACAAGGTGGTGCTGGGCGATACGAATTTTACCCTCGCCAACCTATCGCGTGCCCATTTCGATGCTGCCAGCGTCGAGGGGCCGATAAACTTCGACAGGGCATTCATGTTCCTGACCGATATCGAAGGTCTGGATCTCTCAAATGCGCGCGGTCTGCTGCAGCCGCAGATCGATCTGTCCTGCGGCGACGACAAGACTAAGCTGCCGCCCGCCCTGAAAAAGCCGGCCGGCTGGCCCTGCCACGCGGACTGA